The region AGTATGATGGTGAATATTTACACCTGCCGAAAATTTCCTTTCTCCAAAATCATCGTCCGGCAATACTGTTGATTCCCGGTGTATACCGGTATTGAAAAGGAATTGAGTGAGCGCAGTGCCACCACTAACATCTATCTTTCCATCAAAAACACGCATAGTATTGCCAATAAATTCCTTTTGCCAGTCCGTATTTCGTGTTGTATCCCATACAAGAAGGTCAGGTGCATTAGCTGTTGTCGGCGTCGTTCCATCGTTTCGATATGCTTCGCGTCGCATCTGGATATAATCAGGAGTTTGAAGCAGTTCCAGGTTGCGTGTGATCCTTCCGAAGCCGCCATATGTTCTTGCCTGAACCCGGGTTTTCCCTGCTGTCGGTTTTTTTGTGATGATTAAGATTACACCATTCGCTCCCCTACTGCCGTAGATGGCTGTGGCGTCCGCGTCTTTAAGCACTTCGATGCTTTCAATATCGTCAGGGTTTAATATCGCTAGAGGACTCGAAAAAACGCCTGCACCGCTGAAAGAATTTATGGTGGTAACCGGGTACGGTATTCCATCTACCACGATCAGGGGATCGTTCCCATTAACCAGGCTATTCTGCCCCCTTATCCGGATAGTGTATTGTGAACCCGGACTGCCGCTTAATGGTGTCAGTTGAAGACCGGGCACCAGACCCACCAAACCGGCCAAGGGATTGGAAATGGGCTGTTTGGCTATCTCATTGCTTTTCACACTGAAAACAGTCCCGGTACTAAGCCGCCTTGAAGTCTTGCCGTATGCTATCACCATGGTTTCATCCAACACACTCATCCGCTGCTGCACCACGATCAATTGATAACTGTTGGAACTGGCCTCCAGTTCCTGCGGTACAATTTCACCACCAGTAACGAGTAAGGTGGCTTTTGCTGGTAAATTCAGGAAATAGAATTCGCCATGAACATCGGTGGCCATGGCCAATCCGTTTTGTTTGATGGTAATGGTAATCCCGGGAAGCGGTTCATTTTCGGTATTAACCACCTTTCCCCGCAATTCCCTTGTAAGCGGGACTGGTTTTTCAATAATCTTTTTTCGGACAATAATATGTTTTCCTTCTATACTGTAGCCAAGCGGCTGCTGGTAAAAGCATAACCGGAGAATGGAATCTAAAGGGGCATTGCTGACGGTAAAACTGACAGGGTTGCCCAGGGCCAGTACTTCCTCGGAGTACAGGAACCGGTAACTGCTCCGTTACTCAATTTGGTCAAAAACCTTTGCCAGGGATGCCCGTTGAAACGAGAAGGAAAATGATTGTGCCGCCCCGTTGAGTGACACAAAAAGGGAAACTGGTAGTAGCACTTTGCGCAAGAATCGGTGTCTCCATTTTAGGGTTAAAAGCATAGCTTTGGGTTGTTTGGGTGAATCAATAATCGTTTCCGCGATATAGTTGGGGTAACCCAGACACGCCGGGGAGTGTTAGCGCACAACCCGGTTTTTTATGGGGCTACCTTACTGAGTGACAATAATGGTTTCGCCTTCAATTTGAAAATGTACCTGCCCGGTTGCTTCCAATAATTTCAGCAGTTGGGAAATGGGTACATTCCGGTCAATAGTTCCGGTAAAATGATCGGTTACTTTACCTTTATAAACAATCCTGGCATCATACCAGCGCTCCGCCATCCGCATCACTTCTTCAATGCTGGTATTCTTTAATTTAAATTGGTTCTTTGTCCAGGCAACAACCGGAGAAATGTCAATTGTTCTGATCTCCCATTCGCCCGGTCGTATAATAATTTGTTGCCCCGGTAAGAGTTGCTCATTTCGATTGGCAGCATTAACATTTATTTTTCCCTCCGTCAGGGTAATACGTAACCCGTCCTCATTGGGATAAGCATTCACATTAAAAGCAGTGCCGAGTGCTGTAATATCCACTCCATTTACCGTAACAATAAAGGGATGAGCAGCATCTTTGGCTACTTCAAAATAAGTTTCTCCTGTTACCATGACCCGCCGTTCGTTTCCGGTAAACCGGGAAGGATACCGTACAGAAGAACTGGAATTGATCCAGGCCTTGCTGCCATCCGGTAATACCAGTTCATAAAAACCCTTGCGGGGGATGCTGATCTCATGCATTTCAGGTGCTGATACTGTACTTGTGTAAACAACTGTGCCATTGACAATCCGCACTTCGTTACTGATGATGGTATCACGCAGGTTGGTCAGATCTATTTTTTTACCATCGGCCAGTGTCAGGGTGGCGGAGGCTTTACCGGGCAATATATCCGCTGTTTCAGTACCGGTTGAAGTAACAGTTGATTCATTTCCCCGAAGGCCAAAATAATAAATCCCTGCACCCAATAACAATACTGCACTGGCTGCTGCTGCATATCGCCAGATAGGTATTACTTTCCCTGGTTTTGTAAATTGTAATCTTCTCTTGACCTCCTCCAGTTTTCGTTCTGTATCCCGCTCAGCGTACCATGTCAAAAAATCACGGACCATGGATTCGTCCGTCAGGTCCTCGAAGATCTGCATGTTGAGTTCACTTTGCTGCATCCACCGGTCCAGTTCCTCTTCATCTTCTTCAGAAATAGTTTCCTGGATGAACTGGCTGATCAGGTATGCTGCCCTGAAATTTTGTTCAAGTTCTGCCTGGTATGGTACCGAAGCTTTCATACAATAAATTTAATTGTTAGGCGCCGTAGGTATATGATCCGGAAAGGACAAAATGCCGGACATACGAATCCCGGTTTTTTTTCTGACATTTAATTAATCAAAGTGAAATTTTAGTTTTCCTAAGTGCCATGATGGCCCGCAGGTGTTGCCGGGTTACGGTGTCGGGTTCAATATTGAGTTGGGCGGCGATTTCTTTGTTGGACTTTCCTTCTAAATAATACAGGCGGATGATTTGCCGGAGAGATGGGGAAAGCGAATCGATGAATTGATAAAGTTCCCTGGCCGTTTCAGCCGCAATAACAGCTACTTCAATACTGGGTTCATTTCTGACCGGCTCATTTAACCCAACCTTCCTTTTCTGCTTTTCCAGGTGTTTCAGGCACTGGTTTCGCACAGAACTGTACAGGTAGCTTTTAATAGCTTTTATATGACTTAACCGCTCCCGGCGTTGCCATAGCTGCACAAAACAATCCTGCACCAGGTCCTGGGCGGTATCGGGATTGGAGATGATGCGGTTGGCAAAATAGCTAAGTACAGAAAAGTATTCCCGGAAAAGGCAGTCAAAAGCAGCCTCCTCTCCCCGCCGGAAGGAGTCAGCAAATAAAGGGTCCTGTGTACCTTTTAGCCGAAGCACTATAGCGATACAATGTTGACATTCCGGGGAGTCTTTGAGTGGAATTCGCAACAAAAAAAAGACGTGGAACTCCACAAATCGGCTTGGAGGCCCTAGGAGGCCCTTGGACACAATAAGGGAGCCCACGCCTAAACGTGAGCCCTTGCTTATCGTCTTGTGTCCAATGAAAATTCCTAGGTTTCCAAGACAAGACTCAAAGCGAAAGCTTCAAATAAGTTAATTCAATATGAAGATTCGCAAATTATTTAACCAGTTATAAAAGTATGAAAAAAGATACATTTCGTATGCTTTTGATTACATAATGTTAGTTTTTAGCAACTTATACACAGGACGCCGCTAACTTTTCAGGAATCACAACAACAAAATGGCGGCAGAGGAAAAACAAAACTCATTTAAAGGTCTGAGATCAATGTTTCTTGCGGGAAGCGTAAGCAAAATGCGTGACATTGAAGACCTATACCCGACAAATATTGCAAAATCTCTGGGTTTAAATCATAGCAGGTATATTGAAAAATTATACAAACCAGAGGAATTTAATTTCAGACACATTTGGGAGCTTTCTAAATTGTTGGATTTAGATGTTCAATTAATCATTGACGTAATAAAAAAAGAGCTTACAAATAAATCAAAAGCAAGTAAGAAAAAATCATGACACTATACTAGTTCTGCTACCAAAATGCCCGCCTTCGGAAAATGAACGAGTATTAAAATAATGGGGCAAATGCTGGTGTTAAGTTGCAGAAGTAAAGGCTGCAGACATCCTTTCTTGTTCAGCAGTAGAAATTTTACAGGCTGTTGCCACTTTCCTCCAGTCTTTCACTACAGTGGAAATATGTTGTATGATCTGCGCAGCTTTACCATCTGACAGACGAAAATAACCCGCTACTTCCATGGCGGTATCCAGATCCAGTGAGTTATCTGTTTCTGTGATAGCCAGGCTTAGCCCTTTTCCGTATTCATTGGGGTTAATATCATATGCCGGGGAAAGCAGCCATCCTTTTTCCGAAAGTAAAAAACCGTGGTTACGCAGGTGGTCGTCGGTGTTTTTAACGCAGATACTGAATACAATTCTTCGCCAAAGTTCCTCGAGATCATTTTCTACCGAAGCGCCGTGCCGGGATATAAACTCCATCAGTTCCAGGTAACTTGCGCCGGAGGCTTCCTCTCCGTCCATATGACCCAGCAAGGTCATGGCAGAGGCAAAATGAATCCGTTCCCCTGCAATGGTCCTGTCAAAACGTTTTGTGAGATAGGTATGATAGCGGTTGTTAAACTGCAGCAACCTTCCTTGAGCGACATTGATCCCTGCGCTTATGGCAAGTTGATTGGTTACCATTTCCCAGGCTGCTATATCTTTATCATCGTTCCTGCTGGGGAATTTTGCGATCCATAAATTATTATGTTCATCCACCACACTTGCTTTTGGCCGGGCTCCTCCTAAAGAAGAACCAGGGGCTATCAACAAATCCACCCATTTCAGGTATTCCGGGTCATCTGTATTGTCTTCTTCAAATTTAAAACTCGCATGCTCCAATTCTCTTAGCGATGTCCATGGTGGAGCAGCCATTGTCTTGTTGTCGTTCAGGAAAGGGCCATCATGCGCTGATTTAAAACGCAGTGCACCCATCCTGTGCCCATCATATACGCCTAATAAAAAATCTGATTCCAGTAATTTTTTTGCAGCCCTGCCCTCCTGTTTTGCTATAGCAACTTCCCTTCGTTGCATCAATACTCTTCCCCACCTGTCAGGACATGAATCCAGGAAAACACCAAAATTGGGTTTATCATCCCGTGGATAATAGGACCCTGAATAAAGTTGCAGGTCTGGATCTATCATTTGGGAAAAGCCGGATTGCAACCATTCCTCCGCATATTCGAAAGAAAAGGTTTCCTTTCCTTTCGATGCTGTAACGGACAATATACCCATTAGCGAAGGCGCTTGTAAACCCAGCCAATGAGCATACACTTGAATTTCTTTTTTTGAATTTGTTGCTGCCATATCTTTATTTTCTGGGTGCCCTTTGCTTTACTGTCAATTTTGCATCCTGAAGCTTTCTGCCTAGTAAATCATCCGCTGCCACTTTTAATAAATCCTTTTCCAGGTTCAATACAAAAAGCACCTGGGCATAGGAGCCCATAGCAACCCCCGGTTGGCCCTTTTCTATGGAGTGCAGGGTTGGCCGGCTGATATTAGCCCTTTCTGCCACCTGCTCTGCACTTAACTTACGGCGTAACCGGGCCAGCTTAATATTCTCACCAAGTTCTGTCAGGATTTTAGCGGTGCTCGGCAATAGTTGAGGCTTCCTACCTTTCATAATGCTAATTATATTTTACAAATATATCATAATTTGTAAAATATTATTTACATTAAAACAAACTTCCAGCATATATATTCAGGCTAAATAGACGGCTGCTTGTAAGGTATTGTTGTTCAACACAATAAGCAAGATGACAATTTCATTATGCCTGCTCTCTTTAAAACCCCCGCCTCTCTTTTCTCCAGTCATTTGGGGTCATCTTAAACCGCTTGCGGAAGGCATTAATAAAGCCCGGCAAGGTTTGATATCCGGACAGGTCGGCGATTTCTTTCAGTGGTTTGTCGGTTTTTTCCAGCAACAGTTTGATATGCTCCATTTTCCGTTGCATCAACCGGGGGAATAATCCGATGCCAAATACCTTTTCATAGTTTTTCTTCAGCGTCACAAAATTGGTCCCCAGCTTTCTGGCCAGTTCAGGGATGGTTATTTTGCCATCCAGGTTATTGGCCATGATCCGGTCGGCCTCATACATCTGGGCGATCTGTTCGGGGCTCAATTCACCGGGTAAAACCACAGGTAGGGAGACTGTATGGGTGAACAGGATCTCACGGACTTTATTGGCATAGTAGAAGTCTCTCAGGGATTCCTGGAAAGGGCATTTCAGGATATCATACAGCATCTCAAGCAGGTCTTTAGGCACCGGCCCGGGTGGCCGGGTACCGACTGGTTGACCGCTCCCGATCCCGGCAATCAGTTCAGGGGAAAAATGGAGGGAAGCGTAAATACTACTTTCCCCTTCGGAATGATTACTGGCAAAAACAGGCTGGTCGGAAAGATGGTAGGCACCCGGATCCAGTTGAATTTCGTTGCCATCCCTGGATATAACTGAAAGCTTTCCGCTCAGCGGTATTTCCAGTCTGAGCCAGTTGTTGGGTTCTGTGGTAATGACCTGGGTGGTTTTAGCAAACTGAAATTGCCGGAGTGTAATCGTATAAAGCCGGTGCTGGTAAATATGCAGGGATACGGAATGACCGGCCCTGTCTGAGCTATATAAAATGCTGCCGGGAATCCGGAGCCCCGTGAATTTTCGGTTCGGTGATGGCTTAAGGTGGAGCGGCTCACCGGAGGACAGGCTTATACGAATCATAGATCAATCGTAGATCAAATGGAATTTCGGCTTTTAGTATATGTTTTTGTTTATCAAAGTTAAAAATAAGTTTTCCTAAATGTACAAAAGCTGGCTGGCCTATACAAACAATCCCTGCCCAGATTAAAATCAGCCAACGCCATTTTGGTAGCCTGGTAATAGCTATAAATTAAGCATCATCGTTTATTCATAATAATAAAAATGTAAATCTTCAACTTACTTTTAGCAAACTTACAATGAAAGATGCTGCTATACTATTTAAACTCATCAACACTGAAACTACAAGGTGCTAAAAAAGTGTATGGCTTTCAAAAAACTCAGCCACGATAAAATCTTTCTTCAATCCTGAACAGATTACTATTTTTTGACATCTAATAACAATTTGCTGCTATATCCATCATTGGATATGAATTAAATCACCCCCAAAATATTATAACCTGCATGACAAAGCTTTTCCAAAAACTGATATAAAAAGAATATTGTTTAGAAAAACTGCATAACTGCGCCGATATTTTAGAAATAAGTACTCACTCCAAACTGAATCCCCGCCAACTTAGCCGGAGGGTTTCCCAAAATATCTTTCTGCCAGTTGTAACGATAGTTCAGCCGTATTACTGTTTGTGCAGTAGGCCGCCAGCTGATAGCGGGAACGATGGAGAATACTTCATCGCTGATATTGTCCCCGGTGGATTTAAAATTCCCTTTATTCCAGTCCACATATTCAAAACGCAAAGCAGCGCTAATAACCGATTTCTCAAAACCAAATACGGGTTTCTTAAAAACTGGCTGCACAAAATCAATAAAGCCGCCTTGTTGTTTTTTACCAAATTGTTCGGTATAAGTTTCGGGTACATCTACATTCACCCAAGCCCATTCAGCATTAATATAAGTATTGATTTTAGGCAGCGTAGTATTAAAGTCTATAGCATATACGTTAACCTTTCTTTTCTTATCCAATACCAATCCATCTTCCTCATATTTGTTGTATATCCCGCCCATATAGGATAATCCCAATTCGCCAATCTTCCTGTTTCGTATAGCCACCTTACCAGTAAATAATGGGCTTCCGTTGAAGCTTTCTTCAAACCTGTCTTTATTTTCTTTGCTGGCAGGAAGAAAGGTTTTATTTGCTGCATTATCAATGATTTTATCATCAAAGCCATTGGTGAAATAAGCTTCATACGCATACACCCAATCCTTTGTTGACTTTTTCCCAAACACCCCAAAGCCCACATTACTCCAGGTAGCAGGGAGCATTTGAGTAGAGGAAATAGGACGGTCAATAAATTCCCATTTAGGCCCATCATGGTTTTGATTAAAAGCCCCAATAGGATTCATGACAATACCGCCCCGCATATTCAGGAGAGGAGCAAACTCAAAATCAACCGATGCAAATTCAATATTGATTTCTTTGGTACCGTCTTCAAATTCAACTTCACTTAAAAACTTAATTCGTTTGGAAATAGAAGAAGAAACAAACAACGTCAATCGCCGCATTTGAAACTGGTGCCCCTCTGTAATGCCGTCTTCCTGCAAGTACTGGTAGTTGGCTTCAGCATATCCACCTAGTGCAACCGGCAGTTTACCTAACTGAAGAAAGGGGCGATTATAAACAGCATCCATGTTTAATAACAGGCCGGACGTATCCTTTTCTGTCTTCCGTAACAACACAGGATCAATCTGTGCAATACCGGTATAAGAAGTAATAATGGATAGCAATAAAAATAAAGCTTGTCTCATACTTTTCTCAAATCAATAAAGAGTTGGTTGTTATCAATCGTCACGGGGAAAGTCCGCAGATCCTTGTCGGCTGGCCCGTTTGTCATCTTACCCCGATTATCATATTCACTACCATGTGCAGGGCATTGCAGGTAATCACCGGCTGCATTCAGTTCAGCACCCTGGTGAGCACATTGCATCCAGATAGCGGAGTAATCATTATCACTAAAGCGGTACACGCAAATGGGGAAGAGTAAAGAATCATTTCTCACTATGACATACAACCGGTATTTACCCTTTTCATTTAAAACAAATTCCTTTGCATCAATCAATATTCCATCTTTGGTTAGTTTACCATTGGCGAATTTGGTGGCAGCGCAGGAACATAATATGGTTGATAACGCCGTGGCGCCAATACAGGCCGCACAAGACTTGACTATAAATTCTTTTCTGTTCATGTTTATTATGATACTACAACGATTTCAGAAATTTTATGAGGCTATTCTTTTCCTGTACGGAAAGCTGCTGAAACCTTTCTTTGCTTTGTTGACCTTCGCCTCCATGCAGGAGTATTGCTTCTTCGATACTCTTTGCTCTTCCATCATGCAATAAAAAGTATTGCCCGCCTTGTGAATTAGGCGATAAACCCAACCCCCAAAGTGGTGGTGTTCTCCATTCAGATGTTTTGGCACTGCCTTCAGTATAGCCATCATCCAAAGCCGGGCCCATATCGTGAAGCAGTAAGTCAGTATAAGGATGAAAGGTTTTATTGGACAAGGAAGAAATTGGTGAAGTTCCTGTCTTTAGTGTTTGCTTATGGCAGCTTTCACATCCTGTTTGTATGAATAGATTCTTGCCTTGTATAACTTCCGCATCATTCTGATTTCGTTGTACAGGAGCTTTTAGTGTTTGCAGGTAAAAAACAACATTGTGGATGGTTTGATCAGAAACTTCAGGATCTATATGTAAGCCTGAATAAACATCTTTTGGTTGAAACGTAGAAGTAATACCGATGTCCTGGTTATAGGCATTTACCGTTTGATGTAACAGGTTGTAAGCTGCCGCCTTTTTTCCGAAGCGGTGGATATACTTCCCATTTCTTGGGATTGCATTAGAGAAAGGACTTACAAAGGAGGGCAGATACTCATAATTCGGGACACCGCTAATTCCATCACCATTTCCATCGTTTGGGTCAGCCATTGCGAGGATATCTGCATCGCTAACAAGTTCCAGGAAACCCAACCCGGTATTGGCTGGAGGTGTAAATTTTGAAAATGTAGCACCTGCCGGTATTTGTTCGGGAGTGTAGCCGGGTAAAGCCCTGTTTTGCAACTGTGGTCCGCCGAGATGGAGATACTGGTTGCCGGTGCTATCCGTTTGCCCGAACCTTGTGAGGGTAGTAAACGGATGTCCTTTGCCATCTCCCGCATGACAACTACCACAACTCGTAGCCACAAAGATGGAACCTAAGCCGTTTTGAGAAGTGAATATCTCTTCATTAAAAGCTACATCCCCTGCAAGAAACTGACGGTTCTGTTCGAAACTAAGACCTTCCACTGGTCCGTCGAGCAGTTCGTCACCGGGAGGAGTTCCCGGTAATAATTTCTCACACGCCACTACACTTGTAATGACCAGAACAATTGCAGTTATGATTTTAAATTTCTTCATTTTGTCGTAAGGCAGGTAAAATTACAATATTAGGTCGCAATAAAAGTAAATTTAGACTAATCTAATTTAATTTTTATACCTATTTTATTACCTTCACCAAAATAATTAGAACTGTGCATTCATTTACCGAGGAAAACTATCTCAAGGCCATTTATAAGTTACAGGAAACCAACGGTGAAGTAGTGGCTACTTCAGCCCTTGCCCAGGTAATGGGCGTACATGCTCCCTCTGTAACCGATATGCTGAAACGGATGGCAGGGAAGAAATTGGTGACTTACCAAAAGTCAAAAGGTTTTAAGTTATCAGAAAAGGGGAAAAAAGTGGCCGTGGGGATTATCCGTAATCACCGGCTTTGGGAAGTGTTCCTGGTTGATAAATTGGGTTTTCGCTGGGATGAGGTGCATGACCTGGCTGAACAATTAGAGCATATACATAGTGAAGACCTGACCAATAAATTGGACAATTTCTTAGGGTTCCCAAAAGCTGATCCACATGGTGATCCAATACCAGATGCAAATGGTGTCTTACCCAAATCAAA is a window of Chitinophagales bacterium DNA encoding:
- a CDS encoding DUF4974 domain-containing protein, with product MKASVPYQAELEQNFRAAYLISQFIQETISEEDEEELDRWMQQSELNMQIFEDLTDESMVRDFLTWYAERDTERKLEEVKRRLQFTKPGKVIPIWRYAAAASAVLLLGAGIYYFGLRGNESTVTSTGTETADILPGKASATLTLADGKKIDLTNLRDTIISNEVRIVNGTVVYTSTVSAPEMHEISIPRKGFYELVLPDGSKAWINSSSSVRYPSRFTGNERRVMVTGETYFEVAKDAAHPFIVTVNGVDITALGTAFNVNAYPNEDGLRITLTEGKINVNAANRNEQLLPGQQIIIRPGEWEIRTIDISPVVAWTKNQFKLKNTSIEEVMRMAERWYDARIVYKGKVTDHFTGTIDRNVPISQLLKLLEATGQVHFQIEGETIIVTQ
- a CDS encoding RNA polymerase sigma-70 factor, with translation MLRLKGTQDPLFADSFRRGEEAAFDCLFREYFSVLSYFANRIISNPDTAQDLVQDCFVQLWQRRERLSHIKAIKSYLYSSVRNQCLKHLEKQKRKVGLNEPVRNEPSIEVAVIAAETARELYQFIDSLSPSLRQIIRLYYLEGKSNKEIAAQLNIEPDTVTRQHLRAIMALRKTKISL
- a CDS encoding type II toxin-antitoxin system HipA family toxin is translated as MAATNSKKEIQVYAHWLGLQAPSLMGILSVTASKGKETFSFEYAEEWLQSGFSQMIDPDLQLYSGSYYPRDDKPNFGVFLDSCPDRWGRVLMQRREVAIAKQEGRAAKKLLESDFLLGVYDGHRMGALRFKSAHDGPFLNDNKTMAAPPWTSLRELEHASFKFEEDNTDDPEYLKWVDLLIAPGSSLGGARPKASVVDEHNNLWIAKFPSRNDDKDIAAWEMVTNQLAISAGINVAQGRLLQFNNRYHTYLTKRFDRTIAGERIHFASAMTLLGHMDGEEASGASYLELMEFISRHGASVENDLEELWRRIVFSICVKNTDDHLRNHGFLLSEKGWLLSPAYDINPNEYGKGLSLAITETDNSLDLDTAMEVAGYFRLSDGKAAQIIQHISTVVKDWRKVATACKISTAEQERMSAAFTSAT
- a CDS encoding helix-turn-helix transcriptional regulator, which produces MKGRKPQLLPSTAKILTELGENIKLARLRRKLSAEQVAERANISRPTLHSIEKGQPGVAMGSYAQVLFVLNLEKDLLKVAADDLLGRKLQDAKLTVKQRAPRK
- a CDS encoding helix-turn-helix transcriptional regulator, yielding MIRISLSSGEPLHLKPSPNRKFTGLRIPGSILYSSDRAGHSVSLHIYQHRLYTITLRQFQFAKTTQVITTEPNNWLRLEIPLSGKLSVISRDGNEIQLDPGAYHLSDQPVFASNHSEGESSIYASLHFSPELIAGIGSGQPVGTRPPGPVPKDLLEMLYDILKCPFQESLRDFYYANKVREILFTHTVSLPVVLPGELSPEQIAQMYEADRIMANNLDGKITIPELARKLGTNFVTLKKNYEKVFGIGLFPRLMQRKMEHIKLLLEKTDKPLKEIADLSGYQTLPGFINAFRKRFKMTPNDWRKERRGF
- a CDS encoding Rieske (2Fe-2S) protein: MNRKEFIVKSCAACIGATALSTILCSCAATKFANGKLTKDGILIDAKEFVLNEKGKYRLYVIVRNDSLLFPICVYRFSDNDYSAIWMQCAHQGAELNAAGDYLQCPAHGSEYDNRGKMTNGPADKDLRTFPVTIDNNQLFIDLRKV
- a CDS encoding c-type cytochrome, with translation MKKFKIITAIVLVITSVVACEKLLPGTPPGDELLDGPVEGLSFEQNRQFLAGDVAFNEEIFTSQNGLGSIFVATSCGSCHAGDGKGHPFTTLTRFGQTDSTGNQYLHLGGPQLQNRALPGYTPEQIPAGATFSKFTPPANTGLGFLELVSDADILAMADPNDGNGDGISGVPNYEYLPSFVSPFSNAIPRNGKYIHRFGKKAAAYNLLHQTVNAYNQDIGITSTFQPKDVYSGLHIDPEVSDQTIHNVVFYLQTLKAPVQRNQNDAEVIQGKNLFIQTGCESCHKQTLKTGTSPISSLSNKTFHPYTDLLLHDMGPALDDGYTEGSAKTSEWRTPPLWGLGLSPNSQGGQYFLLHDGRAKSIEEAILLHGGEGQQSKERFQQLSVQEKNSLIKFLKSL
- a CDS encoding metal-dependent transcriptional regulator, whose translation is MHSFTEENYLKAIYKLQETNGEVVATSALAQVMGVHAPSVTDMLKRMAGKKLVTYQKSKGFKLSEKGKKVAVGIIRNHRLWEVFLVDKLGFRWDEVHDLAEQLEHIHSEDLTNKLDNFLGFPKADPHGDPIPDANGVLPKSKSVLLSSLKAGEEGTFTGVTDHSPVFLNYLDKNAISLGNSIKVTSIEEYDQTYTLQLTGKKEVTVSFKVVNSLLVSR